In Listeria swaminathanii, a single window of DNA contains:
- the groES gene encoding co-chaperone GroES gives MLKPLGDRVVIEVLEAEEKTASGIVLPDSAKEKPQSGKIVAVGSGRVLENGTRETLEVAEGDTVIFAKYSGTEVTYEGTDYLILRESDILAITK, from the coding sequence TTGTTAAAACCATTAGGAGATCGTGTTGTAATTGAAGTACTTGAAGCAGAGGAAAAAACAGCGAGTGGGATTGTATTACCAGACTCTGCCAAAGAAAAACCGCAATCAGGGAAAATTGTTGCAGTCGGTTCAGGTCGTGTTCTAGAAAACGGAACAAGAGAAACACTTGAAGTTGCAGAAGGTGACACAGTAATTTTCGCAAAATACTCTGGAACAGAAGTAACGTATGAAGGAACTGACTATCTGATTTTACGTGAAAGTGACATTTTAGCAATTACTAAATAA
- a CDS encoding CPBP family intramembrane glutamic endopeptidase → MAKRYITIVLVYLLLLFSASIGIPIVQHILLSITSLSAEDAAAYGMVIWSIFSNLLSLAIIIPMLYRKPKENKIELGEKTKPLFSIVWIIGGVIGLYVAQIICSIIITMISGDMSTSANTELLVDLTKAAPIFLIFISILGPILEELVFRKVVFGGLSNVMNIHVAAVISSLFFGLLHGDISFLLTYFVIGLILCFLYTKTKRIAVSMGAHILMNTIVLLLSLGIIGG, encoded by the coding sequence TTGGCTAAACGTTATATTACGATTGTGTTAGTTTATTTGTTATTACTGTTCTCTGCATCTATTGGAATTCCAATTGTTCAACATATTTTACTTAGTATTACATCCCTTTCAGCGGAAGATGCTGCGGCTTATGGAATGGTTATTTGGTCGATATTTTCTAATCTTTTATCGCTGGCTATTATCATTCCGATGCTTTATAGAAAACCAAAAGAAAATAAAATTGAACTCGGTGAAAAAACGAAACCACTATTTAGTATCGTTTGGATTATCGGTGGTGTCATTGGATTATATGTGGCGCAAATTATTTGTAGCATTATTATTACGATGATTTCTGGGGACATGAGTACGTCTGCAAATACTGAATTACTAGTTGATTTGACAAAAGCTGCACCGATTTTCTTGATTTTTATTTCCATTCTGGGCCCTATTTTAGAAGAGCTTGTATTTAGAAAAGTGGTTTTTGGTGGGCTGAGCAATGTAATGAATATTCATGTGGCTGCGGTTATTAGTTCGCTTTTCTTCGGACTGCTTCATGGGGATATTTCCTTTTTACTGACTTATTTTGTTATCGGACTTATTCTTTGTTTCCTTTATACGAAAACGAAACGGATTGCGGTTTCGATGGGCGCACATATTTTGATGAACACGATTGTTTTGCTTTTGAGTCTTGGAATTATTGGGGGATAA
- a CDS encoding redox-sensing transcriptional repressor Rex yields MMEETTKIPQATAKRLPLYHRYLKYLDESGKERVSSAELSEAVKVDSATIRRDFSYFGALGKKGYGYNVSYILDFFSKTLSQDKQTNVALIGVGNLGTALLHYNFMKNNNIKIVAAFDVDPAKVGSVQQDIPIYHLNDMEEIVRENGVEVVILTVPADEAQVTVDRLIEADVKGILNFTPARISVPKQVRVHHIDLTTELQTLIYFLENYPAKTE; encoded by the coding sequence ATGATGGAGGAAACAACTAAAATTCCACAAGCGACAGCAAAACGCTTACCATTATATCATCGTTACTTGAAATACCTAGATGAGTCAGGTAAGGAACGAGTATCATCAGCGGAATTAAGTGAAGCGGTGAAAGTTGATTCAGCGACTATTCGACGTGATTTTTCGTACTTTGGCGCATTAGGTAAGAAAGGATACGGGTATAACGTTTCTTACATACTCGACTTTTTCAGCAAAACACTCAGTCAGGACAAACAGACAAATGTTGCACTTATCGGTGTTGGTAACCTAGGGACAGCATTATTACATTATAATTTCATGAAAAACAATAATATCAAAATCGTTGCTGCATTTGATGTAGATCCAGCGAAAGTAGGTAGTGTTCAACAAGACATTCCAATTTATCATTTAAATGATATGGAAGAAATTGTTCGTGAAAACGGTGTGGAAGTAGTTATTCTGACAGTTCCAGCTGACGAAGCACAAGTAACGGTAGATCGTTTAATCGAAGCAGATGTTAAAGGTATCCTAAACTTTACACCAGCTCGTATCAGTGTTCCAAAACAAGTTCGTGTGCACCATATCGATCTTACAACGGAATTACAAACGTTAATCTATTTCCTGGAAAATTATCCAGCGAAAACAGAATAA
- a CDS encoding ABC-F family ATP-binding cassette domain-containing protein: MILLQVQQISKFFGAEVILDNIKLEVKTGDRIALVGRNGAGKSTLLKIIAGKMSYDGGTISKPKSVEIGYLAQNTGLESSKTIWDEMLSVFDSLRKMEADLRKMELRLGEPELYNDPEKYQALMTDYDTLQHTFKEIGGYTYEAEIRSVLSGLRFYPDDYEVEIASLSGGQKTRLALAKLLLAKQDILVLDEPTNHLDIETLAWLETYLQNYHGSLLIVSHDRYFLDKVVNQVYEISRTKIDHYKGNYSSFVSQKQAKLEQMWKEFDKQQKQIAKLEDFVARNIVRASTTKRAQSRRKQLEKMDVLGRPQGDEKAAHFGFQFEKQTGKDVLMVDQLSIGYAKDKRIASNLTFEMKRQDSLALVGPNGIGKSTLLKTLIRDIPALSGEFHFGAGVKIGYYDQEQAKLTSNKTVLMELWDDYPELNEVNVRTTLGNFLFSDDDVLKNVQSLSGGEKARLALAKLTLLEANVLILDEPTNHLDIESKEVLEAALIDFEGTILFVSHDRYFINRIASKIVELAPEKATVFLGDYDYYQEKLAEAKELARLDAEDRRKKGEQVEATASVRKLNYQEEKEQQKLLRQRKRKLEEVEQAMEETDEKIAELELQLTKPEVFQDHEKALEITQELDAVKADGEKLMEEWETISEELESM, from the coding sequence ATGATATTATTACAAGTTCAGCAAATTTCTAAATTCTTCGGTGCAGAAGTAATTTTAGATAATATTAAATTAGAAGTAAAAACTGGTGACCGAATTGCTTTAGTTGGCAGAAATGGCGCAGGAAAATCTACTTTACTTAAAATCATCGCGGGCAAAATGAGCTATGACGGCGGAACCATTTCCAAACCTAAAAGCGTCGAAATTGGCTATTTGGCGCAAAATACAGGACTAGAATCTTCCAAAACCATTTGGGATGAAATGCTTAGTGTGTTTGATTCACTTCGAAAAATGGAAGCTGATTTGCGCAAAATGGAGCTTCGTCTCGGCGAACCGGAACTATATAATGACCCGGAAAAATATCAAGCATTGATGACGGATTACGATACATTGCAGCATACCTTTAAAGAAATTGGCGGGTATACGTATGAAGCTGAAATCCGCTCTGTTTTAAGTGGTTTGCGCTTTTATCCTGACGATTATGAAGTAGAGATTGCTTCTTTAAGTGGTGGGCAAAAGACACGGCTCGCACTGGCCAAATTGTTGCTAGCTAAACAAGATATTCTTGTTCTCGATGAACCGACCAACCATTTAGACATCGAAACGTTAGCATGGCTAGAAACGTATTTACAAAACTACCACGGCTCCCTACTTATCGTATCCCATGACCGCTACTTCCTTGATAAAGTCGTCAACCAAGTATACGAAATCAGCCGCACAAAAATCGATCACTACAAAGGAAATTACAGTTCATTTGTCAGTCAAAAACAAGCCAAACTGGAACAAATGTGGAAAGAATTCGATAAACAACAAAAACAAATTGCAAAACTAGAAGATTTTGTCGCAAGAAATATCGTTCGCGCATCCACAACGAAACGCGCGCAAAGTCGAAGAAAACAATTAGAAAAAATGGATGTGCTCGGTCGACCTCAAGGCGATGAAAAAGCCGCTCACTTTGGTTTCCAATTTGAAAAACAAACTGGTAAAGACGTTTTAATGGTAGACCAGCTAAGTATTGGATATGCGAAAGATAAGCGCATTGCATCCAATCTAACATTCGAAATGAAACGCCAAGATAGCCTTGCACTCGTTGGCCCAAACGGAATCGGCAAGTCTACCCTACTTAAAACACTTATTCGCGACATCCCAGCTCTAAGCGGCGAATTTCACTTTGGCGCTGGCGTGAAAATTGGCTACTACGATCAAGAACAAGCCAAACTAACTTCTAACAAAACCGTTTTAATGGAACTTTGGGATGATTATCCTGAATTAAATGAAGTCAACGTCCGAACGACACTTGGTAATTTCCTGTTTTCAGATGACGATGTGTTAAAGAATGTCCAATCACTCAGCGGTGGCGAAAAAGCTCGACTCGCGCTTGCCAAACTCACCTTACTTGAAGCCAATGTACTCATTCTCGATGAACCGACCAACCATTTAGACATTGAAAGTAAAGAAGTTTTAGAGGCAGCTTTAATCGATTTTGAAGGTACGATTTTGTTCGTTTCCCATGACCGTTATTTCATTAACCGGATAGCTTCAAAAATCGTCGAATTGGCCCCGGAAAAAGCGACCGTTTTCCTAGGAGATTACGATTATTATCAAGAAAAATTAGCGGAAGCAAAAGAACTAGCGCGACTTGATGCTGAAGACCGCCGCAAAAAAGGCGAACAAGTCGAAGCGACCGCCTCCGTTCGAAAATTAAACTACCAAGAAGAAAAAGAACAGCAAAAACTACTTCGACAACGAAAAAGAAAACTTGAAGAAGTAGAGCAAGCCATGGAAGAAACCGATGAAAAAATCGCCGAACTCGAGCTACAATTAACCAAACCAGAAGTTTTCCAAGACCATGAAAAAGCCCTTGAAATCACACAAGAGCTGGACGCGGTGAAAGCGGACGGCGAAAAACTCATGGAAGAATGGGAAACCATAAGCGAAGAACTGGAATCCATGTAA
- a CDS encoding alpha/beta hydrolase, which yields MKKILIISGSIIVSLLVIITICASFYLYSYALARDNSSMDDTATTDETTDTAKLAKKNREANVAWMEEQNLAKWTETSADDLKLVANYLEADKPSNTTIILAHGYRGKSGKVEMAGLARMYHEKFGYNVLMPDARAHGESEGENIGFGWPERKDYVQWIDQVIDKNGTNTEIALHGVSMGSSTVLMTSGEKLPKQVKSVIADCGYTSMDAELSYQLKAMFHLPNFPIIPTASLINKAKEGFFFSEASAIDAVAKTDLPIFYIHGDSDAFVPTYMVDELYDATNSYKEKWIVKGAEHGQAFTVDPKTYEEKVRQFLNKTM from the coding sequence ATGAAAAAGATTTTAATTATTTCTGGTTCGATTATCGTTAGCTTACTTGTCATTATTACCATTTGCGCGAGTTTTTACTTATATAGTTATGCTTTAGCGCGTGACAATTCCAGCATGGACGACACAGCAACAACAGATGAAACAACGGACACGGCCAAACTGGCGAAGAAAAATCGTGAGGCAAATGTCGCTTGGATGGAAGAGCAAAATCTCGCAAAATGGACTGAAACCTCTGCGGACGATTTGAAACTCGTTGCCAATTATTTAGAAGCCGATAAACCTTCCAATACGACTATTATTTTAGCCCACGGTTATCGCGGCAAAAGTGGTAAAGTCGAGATGGCTGGCCTAGCGCGGATGTATCACGAAAAATTCGGTTACAATGTTTTAATGCCTGATGCCAGAGCACACGGAGAAAGTGAAGGCGAAAATATTGGCTTCGGTTGGCCCGAACGCAAAGATTATGTACAATGGATTGATCAAGTAATCGATAAAAATGGAACCAACACAGAAATCGCACTCCACGGCGTTTCCATGGGCAGCTCCACCGTCCTTATGACAAGCGGCGAAAAGCTACCAAAACAAGTAAAAAGTGTTATCGCGGATTGCGGCTATACGTCGATGGACGCCGAGCTTTCCTATCAATTAAAAGCCATGTTCCATTTGCCGAATTTCCCAATTATCCCAACAGCTAGTCTGATAAACAAAGCAAAAGAAGGTTTCTTTTTCAGCGAAGCAAGTGCCATTGACGCCGTCGCTAAAACAGACTTACCGATTTTCTACATTCATGGTGATTCAGATGCTTTCGTTCCTACTTATATGGTGGACGAACTTTATGACGCTACAAATAGCTATAAAGAAAAATGGATTGTCAAAGGCGCCGAACACGGTCAAGCATTTACAGTTGATCCAAAAACATATGAAGAAAAAGTACGCCAATTTTTAAATAAAACGATGTGA
- the tsaD gene encoding tRNA (adenosine(37)-N6)-threonylcarbamoyltransferase complex transferase subunit TsaD, protein MKKNTLILGIESSCDETAASIVKNGNEIISSVVASQIESHKRFGGVVPEIASRHHVEQITLVIEEALKQANVTMDDLDGVAVTEGPGLVGALLIGVNAAKTLAFMHNLPLVGVHHIAGHIYANRFETEFKFPLLSLVVSGGHTELVLMKADNEFEIIGETRDDAAGEAYDKVARTLGLAYPGGVQIDKLAKDGEDTFHFPRAMMDDGSFDFSFSGLKSSFINTLHNLRQRGEEPDPNDMAASFQASVVDVLVSKTIRAAKECDVKQLLLAGGVAANQGLRERLIQEVKLELPDTELIIPPLSLCGDNAAMIAAAGTVSFLQGKRSNYDMNANPGLLLEDI, encoded by the coding sequence ATGAAAAAAAATACATTAATTCTTGGGATAGAATCTAGCTGTGACGAAACAGCTGCTTCTATTGTGAAAAATGGTAATGAAATTATATCGAGTGTAGTAGCTTCGCAAATTGAAAGTCATAAACGATTTGGCGGGGTTGTTCCTGAAATTGCATCAAGACATCACGTGGAGCAAATTACGCTTGTGATTGAAGAAGCTTTAAAACAGGCGAATGTGACGATGGATGATTTAGACGGGGTCGCTGTGACAGAAGGGCCAGGTCTAGTTGGCGCACTGCTTATCGGTGTGAACGCAGCCAAAACGCTCGCTTTTATGCACAATTTACCTTTAGTTGGCGTGCATCATATCGCTGGCCATATTTATGCAAATCGCTTTGAAACAGAATTCAAATTTCCATTGTTATCGTTAGTTGTCAGCGGTGGACATACCGAACTTGTTTTAATGAAAGCTGATAATGAGTTCGAAATTATCGGTGAAACAAGGGACGATGCAGCTGGCGAAGCTTATGATAAAGTGGCGCGTACGCTTGGTCTCGCTTATCCGGGCGGCGTACAAATTGACAAACTTGCCAAAGACGGCGAAGATACTTTTCATTTTCCGCGTGCGATGATGGACGATGGTTCATTTGATTTTAGTTTTAGCGGCTTGAAGTCTTCTTTTATTAATACGCTCCACAATTTAAGACAGCGCGGCGAAGAGCCAGATCCAAACGATATGGCAGCGAGTTTCCAAGCGAGTGTGGTAGATGTTTTAGTAAGTAAAACGATTCGCGCGGCTAAAGAGTGCGATGTGAAACAATTGCTTCTTGCGGGAGGCGTTGCAGCGAATCAAGGTTTAAGAGAACGACTTATTCAAGAAGTAAAACTAGAACTTCCTGATACCGAACTAATTATTCCACCGTTATCGTTATGTGGCGATAATGCGGCAATGATTGCTGCTGCTGGGACAGTGAGTTTCTTGCAAGGAAAACGTAGTAATTATGATATGAACGCAAATCCGGGATTATTACTGGAAGATATATAA
- the rimI gene encoding ribosomal protein S18-alanine N-acetyltransferase: protein MSLEESLLFREATVADLKSIMNVENAAFTVPWTEAAFRNEFIINQYAYYLLAVHEEQVVGYAGVWLVLDEGHITNIAIHPDYQGNHYGEALLREMIRVAKERGIVRMTLEVRVSNDVAQGLYKKLGFQDGAIRKNYYPDTKEDALVMWVDL from the coding sequence GTGAGTTTGGAAGAATCCTTATTATTTCGAGAAGCAACAGTGGCTGACTTAAAAAGTATTATGAATGTGGAAAATGCTGCATTCACGGTACCTTGGACAGAAGCGGCTTTTCGGAATGAATTTATTATTAATCAATACGCTTATTATTTACTTGCGGTTCATGAGGAGCAGGTAGTAGGTTATGCGGGTGTTTGGCTCGTTTTAGATGAAGGGCACATTACGAATATTGCGATTCATCCAGATTATCAAGGCAATCACTACGGCGAGGCACTTTTGCGGGAAATGATTCGGGTTGCGAAAGAGCGGGGCATTGTTCGGATGACGCTCGAAGTTCGCGTATCCAATGATGTAGCACAAGGACTGTACAAAAAATTAGGATTTCAAGACGGCGCCATTCGGAAAAACTATTATCCGGATACGAAAGAGGATGCGCTAGTGATGTGGGTGGACTTATGA
- the tsaB gene encoding tRNA (adenosine(37)-N6)-threonylcarbamoyltransferase complex dimerization subunit type 1 TsaB — protein MILGMDTSSDTMTIALFNDGLVIGEYTTNLKKNHSVRLLPAIAALMEECGVKTTDLEKIAVAKGPGSYTGLRIGVTVAKTMAWDAGIPIVGISSLALLAENGLYFSGKVVALMDARRGNVYAGVYQASQGEMKNVVADGHIALVELVEQFTQSDDAILFVGTLTEQIQLAVTEILGERAIFAQADYTYSRASSLVKLAENLDGEPADNFVPDYLKLAEAESKWLESRGSE, from the coding sequence ATGATACTTGGGATGGATACGTCTTCAGATACGATGACGATAGCGCTTTTTAATGATGGGCTAGTTATCGGCGAATATACAACGAATTTGAAAAAAAATCATAGTGTACGCTTACTTCCGGCGATTGCTGCTTTAATGGAAGAATGCGGTGTAAAAACGACAGACTTAGAAAAAATTGCTGTGGCAAAAGGGCCGGGTTCTTATACTGGACTACGAATTGGCGTAACGGTTGCGAAAACAATGGCCTGGGACGCGGGAATTCCGATTGTAGGGATTTCTTCTTTGGCGCTTTTAGCGGAAAATGGCTTGTACTTTTCTGGAAAAGTGGTAGCTTTGATGGATGCGCGCCGTGGGAATGTATACGCAGGTGTTTATCAAGCAAGCCAAGGTGAAATGAAGAATGTTGTAGCGGATGGTCATATTGCGCTTGTCGAATTAGTGGAGCAATTTACTCAAAGTGACGATGCGATTTTATTCGTCGGAACGTTGACGGAGCAAATTCAGCTGGCGGTGACGGAAATTCTTGGTGAACGGGCGATTTTTGCTCAGGCGGATTACACGTATTCGCGGGCTAGTTCGCTTGTAAAATTAGCGGAGAACTTGGACGGCGAACCAGCGGACAATTTTGTCCCAGACTATTTAAAATTGGCAGAAGCGGAAAGCAAATGGTTGGAATCGAGGGGTTCTGAGTGA
- the tsaE gene encoding tRNA (adenosine(37)-N6)-threonylcarbamoyltransferase complex ATPase subunit type 1 TsaE has protein sequence MEFELIMTSEAETRLRAKQLGERLAAGDVILLEGDLGAGKTTFTKGLGEGLLIPQMIKSPTFTIIREYKKGRLPLYHMDVYRLEDASADELGLEEYFYGAGVSVVEWAQFVREDLPEEYLEIKLFHIDENTRKMVVKPVGERYEQLAMEVFGK, from the coding sequence ATGGAATTCGAATTAATAATGACAAGTGAAGCAGAGACAAGACTTCGCGCAAAACAACTTGGAGAACGACTGGCAGCTGGAGACGTGATTTTACTTGAAGGTGATCTCGGCGCTGGAAAAACTACTTTTACAAAAGGACTTGGTGAAGGTCTTTTGATTCCGCAAATGATTAAAAGCCCGACATTCACTATTATTCGCGAATATAAAAAAGGGCGCTTGCCACTTTATCATATGGATGTATACCGCTTGGAAGATGCTTCGGCTGATGAACTTGGCTTGGAGGAGTATTTCTACGGAGCGGGTGTTAGTGTGGTTGAATGGGCGCAGTTTGTTCGCGAAGATTTGCCAGAAGAATACTTGGAAATTAAGCTTTTTCATATAGATGAGAATACGCGTAAAATGGTTGTGAAGCCAGTTGGGGAAAGGTACGAGCAACTTGCGATGGAGGTTTTTGGGAAATGA
- a CDS encoding Lmo2079 family surface lipoprotein yields the protein MKKGILLSILLVLALVISACGESAEEKAAKTPQGKFIQTLKNGKNTPDKSTYTTTMGVTDIQVPKSNTSAQTLGILKDIKLSVTTSTDKKANKTETKANIKSTNNMLPFSMDLDVLSDLESGNSYIPLKSIVKPDASLLSFLDQATGGMWSKIDTEMPGLKDKYISTEEVASLLTDGTEVKIDEKAYEGARKNINEKTSKLSEDYFQGLEKDRFKEAEDGTITVSLKKEDVVKLLTELRELMNEEAVKADFKVMLESQGSEQVKDFDKQYSELTTSLKTAADKLLDDKKLMINFDIAVKPGKDNTLDTLTISAKVEDTLNNTDPESISFKIETKAEKFVPIADFPTKEQVLSKEELTLIMSDFAKQMYINSGVY from the coding sequence ATGAAAAAAGGGATTTTACTTTCAATTCTGTTAGTTTTAGCATTAGTAATTAGTGCATGTGGGGAAAGCGCAGAAGAAAAAGCAGCAAAAACACCACAAGGGAAATTTATTCAAACATTAAAAAATGGGAAAAATACTCCAGATAAGTCTACATATACAACTACGATGGGTGTAACGGATATTCAAGTACCGAAAAGTAACACTAGCGCTCAAACGTTAGGTATCCTAAAAGACATTAAACTATCAGTAACAACTTCAACGGATAAAAAAGCCAACAAGACAGAAACAAAAGCCAATATAAAATCTACGAATAACATGTTACCATTTTCCATGGATTTAGATGTTTTATCAGATTTAGAGTCAGGAAATTCATATATTCCACTTAAATCTATCGTTAAACCAGATGCGTCATTACTTAGCTTTTTAGATCAAGCAACAGGTGGCATGTGGTCTAAAATTGACACAGAAATGCCTGGTTTGAAAGATAAGTATATTAGTACAGAAGAAGTAGCGAGCTTATTAACAGATGGCACTGAAGTGAAGATTGATGAAAAAGCGTATGAAGGTGCTAGAAAAAACATCAATGAAAAAACATCAAAACTATCAGAAGACTATTTCCAAGGTTTGGAAAAAGATCGTTTTAAAGAAGCAGAGGACGGTACAATCACGGTTTCACTTAAAAAAGAAGATGTTGTAAAATTACTAACAGAACTTCGTGAATTAATGAATGAAGAAGCAGTAAAAGCGGATTTCAAAGTAATGCTAGAAAGCCAAGGTTCAGAGCAAGTAAAAGACTTTGACAAGCAGTATAGCGAGCTGACAACAAGCCTTAAAACGGCTGCTGATAAGTTGCTAGATGATAAAAAACTAATGATTAATTTCGATATTGCTGTAAAACCAGGAAAAGATAATACATTAGATACATTAACTATTAGCGCAAAAGTAGAAGATACATTAAACAACACGGATCCTGAGTCCATAAGTTTTAAAATAGAAACAAAAGCGGAAAAATTTGTTCCAATTGCTGATTTCCCAACAAAAGAACAAGTTCTTTCTAAAGAAGAGTTAACTTTAATTATGAGCGATTTTGCAAAACAAATGTATATTAACAGTGGAGTTTATTAA
- the crcB gene encoding fluoride efflux transporter CrcB: MFINFMLVGFGAGLGAMLRYGISVFVKSKWKTNFPYATFFINVTGSFLLGFLVSSALGPDWQLFLGTGFMGGYTTFSTFKVESMELKWKTNYRVLFSYLGCTYVFGLAAAFVGIMMGV, from the coding sequence ATGTTCATTAATTTCATGTTAGTTGGTTTTGGTGCGGGGCTTGGCGCGATGCTACGATACGGGATTTCGGTTTTTGTTAAAAGTAAATGGAAGACGAACTTTCCATACGCGACATTTTTCATTAACGTTACTGGTTCATTTTTGCTAGGTTTTCTGGTATCTTCTGCGTTAGGGCCTGACTGGCAGCTGTTTCTTGGCACTGGTTTTATGGGCGGATATACGACATTTTCAACGTTCAAAGTGGAAAGTATGGAATTAAAATGGAAGACGAATTATCGCGTACTGTTTTCGTATTTAGGCTGTACGTATGTGTTTGGCTTAGCAGCAGCTTTTGTCGGAATAATGATGGGTGTATAA
- the crcB gene encoding fluoride efflux transporter CrcB, with translation MYFLYVGIFGALGGMCRYAMNLWLGGGSFPYATVAVNLIGCFLLAFLMQFLAEKSRISLVLLNGIGTGFIGAFTTFSAFSVDTIQLLQNGEVVLAGIYVLVSLLGGLIMVKIGRLLSDRLLKRGAHHVH, from the coding sequence ATGTATTTTTTATATGTGGGAATTTTTGGTGCGTTAGGTGGAATGTGCCGTTATGCAATGAATTTATGGCTTGGTGGTGGGAGTTTTCCTTATGCGACTGTGGCTGTTAATTTGATTGGTTGTTTTTTATTGGCTTTTCTCATGCAATTTTTGGCGGAGAAATCGCGCATTTCTTTGGTGCTTTTGAATGGGATTGGGACTGGATTTATTGGCGCTTTTACGACGTTTTCCGCTTTTAGTGTGGATACGATTCAACTTTTGCAAAATGGTGAAGTGGTTTTGGCGGGAATTTATGTGTTGGTCAGTTTGCTTGGTGGGCTAATTATGGTGAAGATTGGCAGGCTACTTAGTGATAGGTTGTTGAAACGAGGTGCGCATCATGTTCATTAA